In Oryzias latipes chromosome 19, ASM223467v1, the genomic stretch CAGGGGGCAGAACCTCCAGCAATCGCTCCTCTTTTGTAGAATAACTGCCTGATTCCATTTGATAGGTATAGACACAGAAAGATAGCTCGTCCTCTTTGAGTTTAACCAAATCTAACAAGAACAAGATCTTGGGGTCTTATTCGTTACTTGGGCAATATTGGAGCATGAGATAGAACGGCGGATTGTTGTGGTGTCCGCTCTCAGGTGATCATCATGCAGGTCCGTCATGGTGAAAAGAAAGCTGAGATAGAACCTGGAGCTCTAAAAGGACCGGTCAGTCGTCGGTCATGACGAAAAGAACAAGGTCTCAGATACAACAGACTGAAAtccatttcatctgcaggatgGCTGGGTGTCTCCTGGCTCAGAGTAGAgccactgctcctccacatGGAGAGCAGCCAGGAAGGTGGTTCGGGCCTCCTGGCATCCAGACATGTCCCCCCAGGCGCAGACCCTGGGAAACACCCAAAGCCCGCTTGATTACTTCTCTCGGGCAGCCTGGGAATCACCAAGGAGCTGGAAGAAGTGGCCAGGAGGATGAGCTGGGGTCGGACCGGACCTCAACTACAAGAACCACTCTAAACCAAGAGATGCAGATGTTTCACTGAGACCAAACACTGGTGTTTGTGCACTCTCCTACACTTACCCTGCAGGCtctgaagctcctcctccttctcacAGACTCTTGACGTCTGTGTCGCAGCAGCATGTCTCTCTCCTGGAGATAAACACAAAGGTCACGTGACTTCCAGAGCCACACTGTGAGTCCTGATTTGCAGATCTCACTTACAATTACAGTCTTTACATATCCGGCTGTCTCCAGAgcctgaaaacacaaacagagcttTCACTCTGGTTCTGACCTGCTGCAGACCCCCCTGTAGCCCAGACCCCCCTGTACCTTGGACAGGTTGTCAATGACGTGCTGCTGCTCAACCACCTGTAACCTCAGAAACTCCATCTCTCTCTCATCTTGGGTGTAACCATGGTAACTGGTAGACTGGCTGCGGTCCAGGTCATTTAGTGAGCTCGGTCTTCTCTGTGACCACAACAAACAAGGCTGTTACCATGGTAGCATTGGGCGCATCGGTAAAGTCAGGATGTCCCAGATAAATGTCTGAGTCGATGTTTCATCCTAAACTTGTGAAGGTTCTGTTATTAAAACCAAACTCTTCCTGTTCAAAATCTAAGGACTTTTGAACTTCTATCAAGTTTGACCAGAAGAGGGTTTTGCATGCTGAGTGTCGGTATGAGTTGAGTTACCATAGTTACCATCTCCATGTTCTCTTGGGTAACAAATCTTAGTTTGTTGTCGAGACGACGTAGAGCAAGCGCCAGCTCTTCGTTTTTCCTGCTCagacgtttgtttttgtccagaagaGGAAGAAACTGACTTTCTGTCTCCCGTAGACGCTTTagctaaagaaaaaataggAAAGCGATTCATCCGAAAAGGTTACACtcaagaaaacaaataacaacaacaaaacagatttttgtggaCATGACCAAGACAGGCAACGCTTGGACTGGCTGGGTTGTTGGTGCAACATTGGCGTACCAACTCATTGCGTTCTTCGGACAACAGAGCGTTTCGATCTTCGAGCTTCCTGATGACAGCGCTCAGCTCAGCAATCTTCAGCTGAAAGCGGCGCATGTCGCGGTCCTCCTGCGACTGCAAACAACCAAACATTTCATAAAAGCCTCAGAGACAAAACGGGTTAAaacagcaaagagaaaataacaaTATCAAGTGTATTAGGCTGTCACAAGCCTGCATGACTTCTTCATCGGGCAGGATGGATTCTCAGTTTACAGATCAATGTGAGAAGCTGTTACCCGTCTGATCATGACTGTGAGCCCTGAAGAGGAGCAGCACAAGGTGGGACATCAGGTGCACGCTGCACAACTTGTGCAAAGAACGTGGGAAAAATATTCTGAGTTCACTTAATACTGTCTGGTACTTTTAGCTGTCATTTGGGGGACCTGGTGCCTGCATGTAAAAgtgaactgtttttattttcatttatttacctTCACAGCTGTCAGGTAGCAGGAAGGTCTTGAACGGAAAAGGATTCAGGATTAATCGGGAATGCAAAGGAGAAAATGAACCAGATCATTCCAGAACACTGCAGCTTATAGTTACAGTGAGCTACTACAACACCTTAGTATCACCGTCCTCAGGTAGGATGGGATGCAGGACCATCGAGCTAAAAACTGGCTTCACATCAACTCAAACGAAACCAACAGGTGACCTCACACCTGATTTTTAGGCAGTTATGGCTTTAAGTAAGcacaaatgggggggggggtccagcaGCTCATTTCAGGCTAACAAACAGATGTCTACACTCACAGAATGAGCATTCAGTGTAAAATGCAAACGTTCCTGATTCTAGCTGATGCTGTCCCCTGAGGAAACCATAAATGGCGCGGCAGGAAGAGCAAAGGCTGCTGGTCAGGAATAATGAGTATGCGGGGTCAGCGGCGCACACACAACAGCAGAAGGTGACGTTTGAGACATGCTCCAAGTGGGGAGGATGAGGGTGTGGTGCTGTTGTTCTTAAATGGACAGACAGGCAGGATCTCTGAAGGACAGAGAAGGTGTTCCCCATCATTACCAGTGTTTTCAAACACAACAACTGCCTGTGTGAGCAGGAGGCAATGAATGGAGTCTACAGTAGAGATTGTAGTTTAATGCTGACTGTCAGGGTTAGCCACCTGGTTCAGgtgcttttttaaaacaggttttcattcctctttctGCTTGATTGTTGTCAACTGTCTCTTCTCTTGTAAATCAGGTCTCTGTGTGACTAAATTCCAGTTTTCTGTAGGTTTCTAGTTATGACTGCTTTTCTCTCTGAGCTGCCAAGCTTTGTGCTTTGGAGTTCCCTTCATTTAAATTGCTTTCTGCCTTCTGGATGCTTCTCCACCGTGATCCACCATAATCCAGCATATTTCATTTGTGCAGTCTGCTCACACATTTGGTGCTCTTCCAGGTGAACACTCAAATCACTTCGACGCCACAACTGCATTCCTGTTGTTCTGTCTGAACCTCTTCTGTCaacaaaagtcaacaaaaccTGGTGGTTGCAGCCACTTCACAGCTCCGTTTGAGGATTTGCATGTGTGCATGACGGCCATCAGGTCTCCCTGAACCTGCAACTAGTTTCTGTATCCAGTGAGCCCCAGCTTCACGAAACATGACAAACAAACTGTGGATCATTTTGCTGAAGTGGAGGGGAGGGGCTTACAATTGAGGGAGTGTGGTTAGGTGAGGGGCTATTGGTGCTCTGGTTTAGCCTGGCTCTCTGAGCATCTCTTAGGGCTGCAATTTGCTGCTCGGCAGCCTGAGTCTGCAGCTGGAGGCGGTGGGCGTGTCCCGCCTGCAGCCCCAGGGCTTTATCCAAAACACTGACAGCTCTGTCCTTCAGCTTTATCTCATCCATCTGTacacagacaggtcaaagacagacagacagacagatagggAGAGCAGTTAGAGAAGGGGTTAGTCACACACCTGTCTTTAGCTGATCAGTACGTCAGATGGGGGTGGGGTTTAACACATGAAGGGTTAAAAGGTCAAGTAACGAAGTTATCCTGGACTGTTCCAGCACATGTACATGTTAGTTAGACGACTGTGTGAAGGGGCATGGTTAGGGTTATAAAGATATCAGGAAATACCAGGACGTTAGACACAGACTGGTGGCTCAGGGGAAGGGTGTGGGGATTGGTCGGTTTTCATGCAGGTTCAATGTGATTGGTTGGAAGCCTGTTCTTTTGCCACACCTGTTTTGGAGGTCTTGggcaatgagttatatcactagaggagacatcacgtggttcctcatgggaggagagcaccgccatcttggtgaggtcaagttactgctgtagtgcatgcatgtgaacacattttttgcatgatACCAgctcattgtgcgggtttcaactgccaaaatcagagcactgagtccatgaaggaggaaggtatgtcatttcacaggtaagtactataattattttcttttaatgctgcaggggcttcattaatcatacttcttcttctttctctttcggcttttcccatcaggggtcgccacagcgaatcatccttttccttCGTTACTTGGCTTCATTAATCATACACATGTTGATAttcatgatgctgcagggctattatcaacatgctgcctGATGTAtgtataatttgctgtcgacataaatgtacattttattttgctaaactcgtatacagcatactaggctattatagtaatatagatttatacatttctgactcagagactgaacttttcttgcaggtttccaatggattcagacttaagaaaaagtggatcttaacaataaaaagagctaacccagatggatcactgtggtaccaaatACAGTCTGGatctgttcaaaacatttgtggaaacacattttgataagaggccagactgtttgcttgaaacccgacaccataacatctgtgttacacaaattgatcactaaCATGAATCAGTacaaatctattgtttttatttgttgttgttttttttttagggtaaatctattgttcacttttggacttcttttgaatattaattttgttattattattattattatttatattatttatattaatagacttatttttttattatttattgacttattatttatgtattgttattatttattgtttgtattgacttactattgatttattattattattattatttacttattgttgggtttttcttaaaaatttaaattacatgtcaaagaggtctaaaactcctaaatgtttacatattattttttttaaattctttgtaataatttttttatttgtaagaagtcctgcaacactgcattttcattaaagtttgagctttgaAGGCTGACTGCTTCTCTtcttaaacaacaacaaatgatgtatctatatatatatatatatatattatataagaatataatatatttacatatatgtataaatatatataaatgtaaaaatacatatagtatataaaagctacttagacactcctaaaagcaatagaaatcattgtcatgtgggcgtcgtcgacctcaccaagatggtgTCGCGCTCCGCCatcgtcggccaggcttctaaagcgggcgtgtctcctctagtgatataactcattggtctTGGGACTGTCATGCTTTACCCACTCGAACATGTTGTCTATTATCTCCATTGATCAGGATTTTCCCAGAATCTATTATTCTCCAAAAGGTTATTTCTGCTCTAAGAAGCAGAATTTGTGCGGAGTTCTATAGGATGATTTGGATTCAGTTCCATATCAGCAAACATACACAGAGTTCTAGTTTGTATGGTTTTTGAATCAGCCCCTATAAATTACAAATGGCCCAGTCCAACCAGAGCCACCAGCTTTGGTTCAGTCAAGGTCCAGTTCATATTTAAAGCTACAACAGAGTTCATCTGAACCTGGATCCAAATCAAACATGCATCCTCTGTCTGCTAAGCTCAGTACTGTATTGCCTTTAAGGTTTACAAGTTTTAAAACAACTCTTGGACTGAAGTATGACTGTTGCATCTTCAAGTGATGTTTTATTTGAGGGTCCTTTatcctgaaaaaaaagtttgattcttTAAATCACTTTTCTAAGAAATGTGTTGCAGTTGCACGGCTTAATGTCTCCTTCTGTGAACAGAACTCTTTCTGATCTCTCTCTGGATCCTGTCCTAGACTTTCTCTTGATCTACAGACACAAAGCAgatccttctgaccttctctgttcttctccagaaTCTTCTTCAAAGCAAAGATTGTATCTATAGTTCTCTGTCTCTGCATGAAACCCAACATTTATTCACAAATGTTCATTTCTGATCTCAGACTagcttcctctcctctttcccATAATTCATTGCGACTCATCAGTtttattcctctgtagtttCTCTGAACGTctcccttcttcttcaaaaTGGAACCAGAGCATCTCTGCTCCATTCCTCTGACTTCCTCTCATTCAAAGATCTTGTTAAACAAACTCGTATGCCACTTATCCTAAACTCTTCTGTACCTGCACAGGTATGTTTTCAGGACCAACTACCTTTCCACTTAACATTCTCCTTCTTCATCAGCTCTTCAAACGTTTTTCTTTCCATCACACTTGTAGAAACTGTCAACACATGTCCATCTCCGTCCTTCATCACCCTAACCTGCTGCTCATCCTTCCATCTCTGTTCCTCTGTCTTACCAGTACAGATCAAGCTTTCCCTCCTTAGTCCTCAtccagccttttttttcatctccacCTTGTGTTCCATCTTCTTGTTTGCTGCCTTCTCAgtgtccatttttttcttaaccttttCCTCTCAGCATTTCTTCATTCCACCACCACATCTCCTTACCTACTTCCCCCATTCCAGATGAAAGACCAGGTACCTTCCTCTAGGTCTTCCTGATCACTTTAGCTGTACGTGTCCAGTCATCTGAAAGAACATCCTGATCTCCCaaagtctgttttatttagttttgttttattggacCCTAAATTCACTTTATGCATTTCAACGGTCTCTTGTAGCTTGTAGAAGGGGCCTGAAAAACACCAACTCAGGACGTGACAGTCCTCATAAAGCCCTGATTTTCAGTCCAGCATACCACACAAACCGTTGTCGTTTTGGGATGAATCCAACATGTGACCAGCTCCTACCAGGCGGCGGATCTCTCTCTCACAGTCCCGCTTGGTCCGGTTGAGCTCTTCCTGGTGCTGGTTGTGAGCTGACCGGAGCTCAGCTGTACGGGCCTGGCATGCCTGCTGAGCCAGTGTCAGGACTTCTTCTGTACTCTTCTTTGATGCTCGCAGCTCCTGAACCTCCTGCTGCAGACGAACACGCTCTGCCTCCCAGCTCCGCctggcctcctccacctctgccATCAGGGAGCTCCTCACCTGAATATCAAATCAGGTGACACAACTGGCAGTTTACCGTAATGCCCTTCCTcagtataaaagaaaaactctctTGGATGGAAAAAGTTGTGTAAAACTCAGAATTAAGGACCAAAACTATTTGGCACCAAACTCCCAAATGCAGGTTTAAGATAAAGTCctgaaaagatggatggatgcatggatggatggatggatggatggatggatggatggatggatggatggacaggtggatggatgcatggatggatggatagatggatggacagttggatggatggatggatggatggatggatggatggatggaggacagGTGgctaggtggatggatggatggatggatggaggacagGTGgctaggtggatggatggacaggtggtgggtggatggatggatgaacaggtgggtggatggatggatggatggatggatggatggatggatggacaggtggtgggtggatggatggatgaacaggtgggtgggtggattgatggatggatggagggatggatggagggatggatggacaggtgggtggatagacggatggatggatggacaggtgggtggatggatggagggatggatggacaggtgggtggatggatggagggatggatggagggatggatggatggatgaacaggtgggtggatggatggagggatggatggagggatggatggaaggatggatggatggatggagggatggatggaaggatggatggatggatggatgaatggatggatggatggatggatggatggatggatggatggatggatggatggatgaatggatggatggatggatggacagatggtgggtggatggatggatgaacaggtgggtggatggatggagggatggatggagggatggatggaaggatggatggatggatggagggatggatggaaggatggatggatggatggatggatgaatgaatggatggatggatggacaggtggatggatgagttgATAAACCAACAgttggaaggatggatgaatcTCTGGATGGGAGTCACCTTGTCTGTGGATCCATCTCGTAGCGTCAGCACCAGACCGTTTAGTCGTTGGATTTCTCCATCTTTGATCTTGATGACCCTCATCAGCTCCATCTCATGTTGCCTTAGTAACGTCTCCCTGGTAACTGCCAGctctctctgcttctcctcGTGGAGTTTGGTCTTGAGTTCGGTCACAGTCACCATTGCCCGGTGATGCTCTGCTTTGAGCTCTTGACTCTTCTCCCTCTCCAGACGGCTCACCTTAGACAGTCGGACAGGAGAAGGCGGTGATGGAGCTGCTGCGGCAACAAGGTTGTTGCAGGTGTTCTGTGTGTGCAGTGGGAGTTGTAGTCCTAACCTTGCTCTTTTCCTGCTGCAGTTCAATCTGGATATCCGTTAGTTTTGCTCTTAGCTCCTCATTAGCTGCCTGAAGGGATGCCATGGTGTCCGGGCGCTCTCCCTTGCCCCTCCCTCCCGCTCCACGCTTTGACATGATCCCAGCTGTGGGCTCCGCCCCCTCAGTGAGCTGTATATGAACCTGGGCTGTGACTACATCTGGacctgttcacacacaaactGAAAACACATGCATGTGTGGGAGCTCACATGTGCACATCTGCAGACATAAGTAGTGAGCATACCTGCTGCTTCACCTGAAACTGCATGAGGTCTGATCAGGTGACCCAGAGACAGGTGAGTGCATGACTGTCTATGACAGCGTCAACCTGCACTCATCGCCTTACACACAGCACCGTCTGTAGTCGAACTGGGcaagcacacacacgcacacactcaaataAATCACTTACTGTCCAATCAGGAGTTGTGGGTGCCACATTgcttcgtgtgtgtgtgtttgtgtgtcagcaGATTAGCCTTCTCTCAACAGTATACCAAGAGTAGCTAGCTGCaatgcagctgtgtgtgtgcgaGAGCTGCCAGCATCAACCTCTTTTggtgtctgtctgcctgcctgcccgtctgtctgactgtctctctgtctgtggaTGCTGTTAACACCCCATTAGTGTTTTATGTGTCGGAGCTGTTAGCATCTCTGCAGCCTCTGGTGGCGTcatctcttcctcctctttctcatccttctctcttcctcctcctcctgctcttttCCCAGCATCCCTCACTGTGATCAGGAAGATGTCATCAGACTTTTgtctccctctgctggacaCTCACCCCTCCAACACGACACCGTGGTTTGTCCATCCATGCGATTTCAGAcacccgctgaatcccttttggggtcactgggaTGCTGGATCCTATCGTTCCCACTGTTGGAGGAAGTGTGGTACACCTTGATGGTTTGCCAGTCAATTGCagagccacacactcacatgcacaccaagGGGCTGTAGAGACACCGGTTAACccataaagcatgtttttggactgcagGCGGAAACCAGAGCGCCAgaggaaacccacacatgccaaagtaaaacatgcaaactccacacagaaaggacccagctgggattttgaccaggaccttctcactgtgaggcaagagagggctaaccactacacctcTGTGCAATCCATTAATAATCACCCTGCTGGAACAGTCTCTCTTTGTCTCTTTCCCCTTCTCTctacccccccaaaaaacatctCATGActtgtattttggaaaaatgcttaaaaaaggttttcaaatgaacagaaatgaacagaaactatttttatttttaactattcTCAGCAGAGCTGCCCAGATTCTCTTGTCCcattccagctcctctggggaaaTCCTAAGCCATTCCCATACCAGCTGACAGACGGGCCTGGCGTCCAGGAGATATCGGGACGCTCAAGCCACTTGTGCAATCTTCTGTACTCTGAACTCAATCTGAGCCCTGAGCACCTCACCCTCCCTCTAAGAAGCGTCCAGCTGCTTGTGCTCGTTCTctcagtcatgacccagagctcatgaccgtTCAAACAAAGATCAACCAGTACATCTGGTGTGATGAAGACAATACTGCTGCATCCTCTATGGTCCTCAAACCAGACCTCATCAGGGTCCTGACTGTgcataaaactgtcaaaattatgaaaaaattaTGAACTTGGACTAGAACATCCGGGAAGCCCTATCAGAATCAGATATGTCCAGGTTACTTCCACCTATGAGGACCAAGCTCCTGCTCTGGTCATACAGAGAGAGAGCTTatagccctcagtaaggctcacCAGACCCCACACCCACAGAGCACCCTCTACAGGACGCCACAGGGGGTGCGGTTAAACGCCTTCTTCAACTCCACCAAACACAGGAGGACCGGAACAAAGGACCAATCAGCCCAGCCATCGACTGCATAACTTTACCACCACATACCCACTTACCTGAGGTCTGTGAGGACGCGGCTGCACACTGACCTGTGAAACGCACAGAGCCTGGTTGTTTCAAGGTTTCTAAAATCAATGCACTCTAATGCGAGAGGTTAAATGCTTCTCTTTACTGAGTAAAGACGCTGTTTCCCTTGTCTCCATTGGACCTGGTTGTAACTCCCACATTTGGTGACAACATTGGTTTATAAAACAGTGCTCAGAGTGCATAGGTCTGTTTTCTATAGTATCCTAGAAAGAAGTCCTTTAGTTTGTGACAGcgccatttatttttttagatgcaaCATTCAGTGTTGTAAAACAAATTAGAGAAAGAGGTTCCCCTAAGCAAAAAGTAGTATATTTATGTGTGCTACAAGTATACTATATGCTAAAAGCAAAGCAGtgtacttgaagtttactttttatatactatcGATATATTGtcaacttaaaatgtttcagttcagtctgaagaagtattcagttactTCCAGCAATACACATGCAAGGTCTATAGAATACTAGCTATACTTGTACTCAGTATATTATACTAAGcatatttgatcaaataaacttcaagtgcaGTACATTTTGCTACGGGGTCTGTTGTTAGTTCTAAAAAGTTTTGTAGAAGTtccaatgaaaaagaaatacaattcatataaataaagataataaaaataattcagcATAAAGAAATGGAAGCAttccctgttttgttttgtttgccatATAAAACATTGACCTTTAACCCCTTGTGACATGTCCTAATGACACACGTCTCATTGGTCAGACGTTTTGACAATAGGAGGCAGTGTTTTGACAGAAGGCTAAAACTTATTAAGAagtttcctttttcctctctgGAGTATAAAGTGTAATAGggggatttaaacaaaaaatgtgtgagTCTTATTTAAAGAACAAACTGTTCCCAAAAAGCTGAAGTGTCAGAAATCACCTCCACTCTTCGCCGGTAGGTGGCGGTAGTGCGCCGTtcagtggaagaagaagaagaaaaagttgcAACACCCGCGTGGGTTTTGTTGTGAAGGCATTGCGAGCCCGTGGACAGACGGGGACGTTTGGtatcctcctccagctcctcaaaCGGACTTCGGGGCTGCGGTCAGGCCGCGCCGTTCCGCTCATGGCACCGACTAACGTCTCCCGCCTCCGCTCCGCAGACGCAGGTAAGTCCCCGGAACCCGGTACTTTAAGTTTAACTTACGCCCACCGTGACCGGGTCGCAACATATGCGAACGTCACCTGGAAAAAAGTTTCCTGGCAGATCGAGCCGGTAATTGGACAATTTTAGGTTAAAATCCCTGCGCCGCTGCTGCACATGCGCGTTATTGTTCAGTGTGTCCCGCTAGTAAAATGACAAGAGAGGTGAAGGAGGTTCTGGAAAACTGTCTCACTTTGGTTTTTAGATCTACTTTGTCTGAACATGCCCTGCAGAGCGGCATGATACTCTTTCTGCCTCCGCGGGG encodes the following:
- the jakmip3 gene encoding janus kinase and microtubule-interacting protein 3 isoform X3; protein product: MSKRGAGGRGKGERPDTMASLQAANEELRAKLTDIQIELQQEKSKVSRLEREKSQELKAEHHRAMVTVTELKTKLHEEKQRELAVTRETLLRQHEMELMRVIKIKDGEIQRLNGLVLTLRDGSTDKVRSSLMAEVEEARRSWEAERVRLQQEVQELRASKKSTEEVLTLAQQACQARTAELRSAHNQHQEELNRTKRDCEREIRRLMDEIKLKDRAVSVLDKALGLQAGHAHRLQLQTQAAEQQIAALRDAQRARLNQSTNSPSPNHTPSISQEDRDMRRFQLKIAELSAVIRKLEDRNALLSEERNELLKRLRETESQFLPLLDKNKRLSRKNEELALALRRLDNKLRFVTQENMEMRRPSSLNDLDRSQSTSYHGYTQDEREMEFLRLQVVEQQHVIDNLSKALETAGYVKTVIERDMLLRHRRQESVRRRRSFRACRVIETFYGYDEEASVDSDGSSLSFHTDKTPDTEPDESCAREDTELRYRQLTQEYQALQRAYALLTETSGGPCDPEKEIKTREQLMSEIRRFQSRVSDLESALTQQGLDVTWVEEKQALFQRNQELVEKVRHMEGEEMRLKNDIQDIRDQNELLEFRILELEERERRSPGLNFQPLHFPEGLSPLQIYCELEGVTDIVISELMKKLDILGDNAVSNLSNEEQVVVIHARTVLTLAEKWLESIEVTKTALQQKMLDIQNEKDLFRKQKGYLDEELDYRKQAMDQAHKRILELEAMLFEALQQQEGSRMGDLKVEEGRLCDTLTEEERGGLKKAMDQWKRAVMCELRERDAQILRERMELLQLTQQRNKELEEFIEAQKRQIKELEEKFLFLFLFFSLAFILWS
- the jakmip3 gene encoding janus kinase and microtubule-interacting protein 3 isoform X2: MSKRGAGGRGKGERPDTMASLQAANEELRAKLTDIQIELQQEKSKVSRLEREKSQELKAEHHRAMVTVTELKTKLHEEKQRELAVTRETLLRQHEMELMRVIKIKDGEIQRLNGLVLTLRDGSTDKVRSSLMAEVEEARRSWEAERVRLQQEVQELRASKKSTEEVLTLAQQACQARTAELRSAHNQHQEELNRTKRDCEREIRRLMDEIKLKDRAVSVLDKALGLQAGHAHRLQLQTQAAEQQIAALRDAQRARLNQSTNSPSPNHTPSISQEDRDMRRFQLKIAELSAVIRKLEDRNALLSEERNELLKRLRETESQFLPLLDKNKRLSRKNEELALALRRLDNKLRFVTQENMEMVTMRRPSSLNDLDRSQSTSYHGYTQDEREMEFLRLQVVEQQHVIDNLSKALETAGYVKTVIERDMLLRHRRQESVRRRRSFRACRVIETFYGYDEEASVDSDGSSLSFHTDKTPDTEPDESCAREDTELRYRQLTQEYQALQRAYALLTETSGGPCDPEKEIKTREQLMSEIRRFQSRVSDLESALTQQGLDVTWVEEKQALFQRNQELVEKVRHMEGEEMRLKNDIQDIRDQNELLEFRILELEERERRSPGLNFQPLHFPEGLSPLQIYCELEGVTDIVISELMKKLDILGDNANLSNEEQVVVIHARTVLTLAEKWLESIEVTKTALQQKMLDIQNEKDLFRKQKGYLDEELDYRKQAMDQAHKRILELEAMLFEALQQQEGSRMGDLKVEEGRLCDTLTEEERGGLKKAMDQWKRAVMCELRERDAQILRERMELLQLTQQRNKELEEFIEAQKRQIKELEEKFLFLFLFFSLAFILWS
- the jakmip3 gene encoding janus kinase and microtubule-interacting protein 3 isoform X1, whose product is MSKRGAGGRGKGERPDTMASLQAANEELRAKLTDIQIELQQEKSKVSRLEREKSQELKAEHHRAMVTVTELKTKLHEEKQRELAVTRETLLRQHEMELMRVIKIKDGEIQRLNGLVLTLRDGSTDKVRSSLMAEVEEARRSWEAERVRLQQEVQELRASKKSTEEVLTLAQQACQARTAELRSAHNQHQEELNRTKRDCEREIRRLMDEIKLKDRAVSVLDKALGLQAGHAHRLQLQTQAAEQQIAALRDAQRARLNQSTNSPSPNHTPSISQEDRDMRRFQLKIAELSAVIRKLEDRNALLSEERNELLKRLRETESQFLPLLDKNKRLSRKNEELALALRRLDNKLRFVTQENMEMVTMRRPSSLNDLDRSQSTSYHGYTQDEREMEFLRLQVVEQQHVIDNLSKALETAGYVKTVIERDMLLRHRRQESVRRRRSFRACRVIETFYGYDEEASVDSDGSSLSFHTDKTPDTEPDESCAREDTELRYRQLTQEYQALQRAYALLTETSGGPCDPEKEIKTREQLMSEIRRFQSRVSDLESALTQQGLDVTWVEEKQALFQRNQELVEKVRHMEGEEMRLKNDIQDIRDQNELLEFRILELEERERRSPGLNFQPLHFPEGLSPLQIYCELEGVTDIVISELMKKLDILGDNAVSNLSNEEQVVVIHARTVLTLAEKWLESIEVTKTALQQKMLDIQNEKDLFRKQKGYLDEELDYRKQAMDQAHKRILELEAMLFEALQQQEGSRMGDLKVEEGRLCDTLTEEERGGLKKAMDQWKRAVMCELRERDAQILRERMELLQLTQQRNKELEEFIEAQKRQIKELEEKFLFLFLFFSLAFILWS